TTGGCTCCTCCAGGGCCTTCCTCCGCAGGCTGGAATATCAGCTTCACATTCCCAGAAAGCTCAGAGGCGAGTTCTGAGAGGATGATGCCCGTACCGACGAGCGCAGCCGTATGCCCATCGTGGCCGCACGCATGCATGACCCCGGAGACCCTGGATGCGTAATCCACACTCTTTTGATCCTGGATTGGAAGCGCATCCATGTCGGCCCTGAGGGCTATCGTGGGGCCGGCGTCCCTCCCCTCGATCAAGCCGACCACGCCGGTCCCGGCGATTCCGCGGGTGACCGGAACACCGGCTGACCCGAGGACCCGCGCGACCAAGTCTGAAGTGGCCTGCTCGTGGCCGCCGAGCTCGGGGTGGGAGTGTATGGCCCTCCTGATCTCGACCACTCGCGGCATGAGCTCACGCACTCGGGCGCGGATTCTCTGGTGCACGGCGGTTTCTCCTTTCCAGTTCAAAACATGCCTCCATTCTGCCCACCGTCTCACGTCTCGCATTTGAGATTGAACACGCGGGCAAAAGCCCTGAGGCCTCAAAGGCGTCCCAGGGTCCGATACCCAGTTGCCTGAGAATCTCCATCACCACAGGGCGGTAGGCGCGGGCGTTCCCGTCCTCTATCTTGACAGCGATACCCATGCCTCTGCCCGGAACTCCAATGCAATACACTCCCTCCGCACCGTTCTTGGCGAAGAGCGCACCGCGCGCCGTCTGAATGAGTCTGGTGGTGAACTCACCGGTCCCGGCGACCATCTCAGGATAACTCATCATGGCCTGGGTGACCCTGGCCGCGGGGGACTGAAGGGAAGCCGGCAGGAAGGCTGGGTCCGCGAGCCTGGCGTACGCCCTCGCCATGGCTACGATCGGCATACCAAAGACCGTCACGCCGCAGCCATCGATACCCAGGGCGATCTGGCCCTCCGGCATCTCACACACCTCGGACACAGTGCGGACCATCTCACGCTGAACAGGGTGATCAACCTTGAAGTAATCCTCAATGGAGTATCCCGAGTGCACAGCGAGCGCGAGCATGCCGGCGTGCTTGCCCGAGCAGTTGTTGTAGATCTCCGTGGCCTCCCGACGTTCGCGGATGAGCCGGATGGCCTGAGCCCGGTTGACAGGAGCATGCCTCCCGCACTTGAGGTCACGCTCGGATAGGCCGATCTTCGAGAGGACGCTGGCTACGGCCTCGATGTGGAAGTCCTCACCGCCGTGTGAGGCGGCCATCACAGCAAGCTCACGGGGGGTTAAGCCGAAACGGTCTGCCGCCCCCGACGCGATGATCGGGAGAACCTGAATAGGCTTGGCCGAAGACCTCCAATAGGTGACGTAGTCCGGGTCACCGACCGAGTAGAGAAGCGCCCCGGCGGCATCGACAACAGCCACGTCGCCTCTGTGAACACTCTCAACCAAGTCCCCTCTGATCACAGACACGAGAGGACAGGACATCGAACTCCCCCCTCTGAATCCCGTCAAGCCAAGCCTAACACAATCCCTGCGCGGCACGGACCAATTCCCGGAAGAGCTCGAGGAACACCGGATGCCTTTCCACCAGGCACTCCGGGTGCCACTGGACGCCGACCACGAACTCTGGGCCGGGTTTCTCGATTGCCTCCACCACACCGTCAGCAGAAGTAGCCGACACTCGGAACCCGGGCGCAGCCTCGGCGACGCACTGGTGGTGGAAGCTGTTGACCCAGAGTCCCTCTTCACCGAACATCCGTTCGAGAGCGGTCCCGCCTGCGACAGACACCGAATGGGTCAGGTGCCACCTGGGCGCGGGCACGAAGTGCTCGAAAGCCCCAGAAATCTGGGTCTGGATGTCCTGCACCAGCGTGCCCCCGGCAGCCACGTTGAGAACCTGCATGCCCCGGCAGATGGCCAGTATGGGCAAATGGAGTCCGATGGCCGCACGGGCGAGTATGAGCTCGAATTCGTCCCTGACCGGGTTCACGTTCTTTAGTCCTGGGCGCGGAGGTTCACCGAACCATCTTGGATCGAGGTCTCCACCTCCCGTCAGGACGATGCCGTCTGCCACGCCGCAGACCTCACGTGCAAGAGTCCCTGGGCTCCCCCGGCTCAAGTCAGGCGGGATGATTATGGGCAACCCGTCGGCCATGTGGACAGCCTTGACGTAATCCGCGCACAAGACACACCTGTCCCTGGGCTCCAGCTCGAAGTCGGAAGTGAGCGCAATCACTGGTTGCATGAGGACACCACCTCGCTGCGTACAAAGTGAGATACCCCGAGGCATGGCGAGCTCCGCCCGGGGAGATCAGAGGTCCACAAGCCCGAGACTAATCTCGGCTGCCCGGTCGACCTTTCTCATAATGTCATGGTCAAGTCGGCCCACTCGTTCGCGCAGGCGCGCCTTGTCAATAGTCCGTACCTGTTCCAGAAGGATCACAGAGTCCACGGCCAGGTGGCCGGTTGATGCGGGTAGTTCCACGTGGGTGGGGAGTTTCGCGCGCTTTATCTTCGACGTCACAGCGGCGACTATCGTGGTAGGGCTGTAGTAGTTGCCGATGTCATTCTGCACGACGAGGACCGGACGTACGCCTCCCTGCTCAGATCCAATGACTGGGTTGAGGTCTGCGTAGAAGATGTCGCCTCTCCTAATTTCCAACAGTGTCAGCCTCCACAAGCAACCTCTCGTACTTCTGGAAGGCCTCTTCGTCCGAACTGACGCATTCACGGGCGATCGCGAGGTTGATGGCGCCCATCTTGGCGTACCCATCGCGCATCCTGTCGCGAAGCTCTGAGAGGGCGCGCTCGCGAAGGTACATCCGGACAGCCTCCCGGACTACCTCACTCCGGTTGCGTCCCTCTTTCTTCACAAACGTGTCCACCTCGTCCAGCAGGCCCGAAGGTACGGTGATCATTATCCTCCGCAGTCCAGCCATGCCGACACCCCCCGTGCAGATCTGTGCCCGCTGCTGTATCATAGTGCGTACTGTTAGTATATATGCGCATCTGCACAGGTGTCAACATGAGGAATGGGTGGGCGGGACTTCACTTGACGGAAACTGGTCCCACTTCACCGTGGGCAAACGTCACCCGGAGACGTACACCCGGGGGACACGCTTACTCAGCCCGCAGACGATCTCGTAATTAATGGTGCCCGCGACCCTGGCCAGGTCCTCCGCGTATATCGTCTCATTTCCCTGCGTTCCGATGAGGACGGCCTCGTCGCCGACTTCCACGGCGGCATCCGGAGGTAGAGAAACCATGATCTGGTCCATGCAGACTCTGCCCACCACGGGTCTTCTCTCCCCGCCAAGGAGGACCTGCCCTTTCCCTGAGAGCGCCCGCGGGTAGCCGTCAGCATACCCCACCGGCAAGGTGGCGATCACCTCCTGCCCCGAGCTGCGATACGTCGCACCGTAGCCAATAGTGCTGCCTTCTGGCACGAGTTTCAGATATGAGACCCTGGTCCTGAAGGAAAGGGCCGGCAGGAGATCAGGCCCGGGCGGGGTCGTTCCGGAGGGTGAGAGCCCGTACATCGCTATGCCCACCCTGACTATGTCGAACACTGCCTCCGGGACGGACAACGCGGCGGCACTGTTCGCCGCATGCCTGATGGGGATCTCGAACCCTTCCCGTTCGAGGACTTCGAGGAGACCGGTGAATACCTCCAGCTGGCGGCGGGTCATCTCGGGGTCAGACTCCGCGGACGCCAGATGAGTGAAGATCCCCTCCACCTCGAGGCCGGGCAACCTCGACACCCTTCTCAAGAACCCCGGGATGGCTGAGGGTGGAAGGCCGAGACGTCCCATGCCTGTATCTACCTTCACGTGGACCTTGGCCTTCTTCCCCTGCGCGACGGCGGCCAGCGAGAGATCTGATGCACTCTCGTAGGACGCCACTGTTGCGGTGATTCCGTACCTCAGGACATCCTGAGCCTGAAACGGGAAGAGGGCACCCAGAAAGAGTATGGGCGCAGCGATACCCGCCCTTCTCAGTGTGACACCCTCCTCGACCAGGGCCACCCCGAGACACGAGGCCCCGGACTCAAGAGCCGCGATCGCCACCGGAACCGCTCCATGCCCGTACGCATCTGCCTTTACCACAGCCATAACATCGGTCCCAGGCGGCAAGCCGGCCTTGATGCGCCGGATGTTCTTTCCGATGTTGGCTGTGTTCACCTCAACCCACGTCGGTCTGGTGCTCGGCTGGAAAGACCCTGACACTGCCCGTCACCACCTTTCGGTTCTCACAGGCATCATGTTCCAGAGCTCACCCGGGAGTGTCATGCTCATTTCGATCGCCCGTGGGAGAGTAAGGAGCATGTCCCCGGCCACCATCCCCGCCTGCCCCATCTCCCTTGCAGCGAGGTCGCCTGCCAGGCCGTGTATGAAGACACCGGCGACCGCGGACGGGAACGGCTCCCCTCCTTGCGCCAGCAGAGATCCTACCACACCGGCCAGTACGTCACCGGAACCAGCGGTAGCCATCCCTGGGTTGCCCATGGGGTTGATGAACGCCTCCCCGTCCGGCCGGGCGATCACGGTCCCAGCCCCTTTGAGAACAACGACAGCCCCCGTGGTACGGGCCGCCTCCCTCGCCCACCTCAGTCTGTCAGAGTTGATCTCCGCCGGGGTCACCCCCATGAGCCTTCCCAATTCGCCTGGATGAGGCGTGACCACCACACCGCTGCGAGCAGCCTTGAAGGCGGCACTGTTCCCTGCCAGGACGTTTATGCCGTCCGCATCCACCACTAGCGGGACTGGACACTCCCGGATGAGCGCCTCCACCACAGCCCGGGTGTCGTCGGTGGCTCCAAGCCCGGGGCCGGCCACCACTGCGTCGCAACCGCGAGCGTGTGTGAGGATGTGCGGGATAGCCTCGGCGGATACAGATCCGGCCTGGGTACAGGGGACTGGGGTCAAGATAACCTCGGTGACCTTGGCCGCGAGAGAATCCAGGATAAGTTCTGGGCAGGCGAGAACACAGAGCCCGGCGCCGGAGCGAAGCGTGGCCGATGATGCCAGTGCGGCCGCGCCAGCCATTCCGCGGGAACCCGCAACCACGAGGACGCGTCCGAAATCCCCTTTGTGATCGTCGGGGGCCCGGCGACGCAACGCCGCCCGCACATTCTCAGGCGTCGTGAGGTTCGTCTGAATCGCGGGAGACTCGAGAAGAGCTTCGGGAATGCCGATGGGTGACACGACAATCAGGCCAGCAAACTCCCGTCCGGGGTAAGAGACCAACCCGATCTTGGGGAGCCCGAACGTGACGGTGGTATCCGCCCGGACGCATTGTGAGGTACAGGCCCCCGTGTCAGCATCCACTCCTGTCGGGATGTCCACCGCAATCACAGGCCGCGCGCAAGCACGGATGATCGCTATGGCCCGGAGGATTGCAGGGGAAGGCTCACCTCTCGCACCTGTGCCCAGCATGGCGTCGATTATGACGTGCGCATCACGCACCGTAGCTCCCACATCGGCCCAGAGGTGTTCGGGTGAGTCATCGCAGAGTTCCTCAGGGCAGACACCCATGCTGCGGAGGATAGACAGATTTGCCCCTGCGTCACCCTCGACGTTGCGGCTCTCCCCAAGCAAATAGACCCGGACGTTGAACCCTGCTCCCAGAAGATGACGAGCGGCGACGAAACCGTCGCCGCCATTATTGCCTCGGCCAGCAAACACAACAACGGAGAAGCGGGCCGGGCACCCACCCGGCTCTCCGGCCAGTATCCGGAACGCTGCACGGGCCACAGACGCCCCAGCGTTCTCCATCAACGCGATGCCCGCCACGCCGAACTGGCCAATTGCCGCCTCATCGATCTTCCGGATCTCCGCCCGGCTTGCGAGTTTCGTGTTGACCACCTCCGCAAGCAACCGCAAAAGCTATGGCGTGTTCCTTCGTGTGGGAAATGGATATGAGCACTCTCCGGACACCGGACTGCTCAGCGCGGGCCAGGGCGGAACCCAAGAGAAGAACCTCGGGCTTGCCCAGCTCGTCCTGGAAGATCTCGATGTCCCTGAAGGAGACTATGTCCATCCCGGCCCCCAGGGCCTTCATCACAGCCTCCTTGGCGGCGAACCTCGAAGCAAGGTAGTCCGGACGCCGGGCCCGAGTGTCTGCGAGCTCACGGTCGGTGAGAAGACGCGTCGCGACGCCTTGTGGAGCCCGACGAGCAGGCTCGTCGAACCTCGAGATCTCCACGAGGTCCACCCCGACCCCGAGGAGACCTTCCGGCCACGTTGGAAACACGCTCATCCATCCCCTCACAATGAAGTATACCACCACCTGCCATTCTGCGCCAGGACAGAGCCAGTGGAGCACCTGCTATTCCACGGTGACGCTCTTCGCGAGATTCCTCGGTTTGTCGACATCACATCCGCGGGCGCATGCCGCGTAGTAAGCAAACAGCTGCATGGGCACAACGGTAAGGACCGGAGCGAGCATCGGGTCGGTTCGCGGCACCCTCAAGACCTCATCCGCATGCTTCTCGATGTCCGGGTCACCGTCCATGGCAATGGCGATGACCCGCGCATCCCTGGCTTTCACTTCCCTTATGTTGGAGAGCATCTTATCTTTCAGGTGGTCCTGGGTGACCAGTGCAAAGACGGGCGTGCCCTCAACAACCAGGGCCAGCGTGCCGTGCTTGAGTTCCCCCGCAGCATAGGCTTCGGCGTGGATGTATGAGATCTCCTTGAGCTTGAGCGCGCCTTCCGTTGAGCTTGCGAAGTCGAGGCCACGGCCTATGAAGAACACGTGTTCAGTGTGGACGAATTCCCGTGCCAGATTCCGAATGCGCTCCTCCAGAGTGGCGAAGACGGATTCAACCTGGCCCGGCAGCAGCCCCATGGACGCAACGAGCGACCGGGCGCGGTCTGGATCTAGGGTTCCTTTCTTGGTTCCCAGGTCGATGCCGAGCAGGGTGAGTGCAACGAGCTGAGTGAGATAGGCTTTTGTGGATGCCACGGCGATCTCAGGGCCTGCCCAAGTGTAGATCACATGGTCTGCCTCGCGTGATACGGATGACCCCACGACGTTGGTTATGGCGATCACACGCGCGCCTTTCCTCTTGGCTTCACGCAGGCCCGCCAGGGTGTCAGCGGTCTCGCCGGACTGGCTCACCACGATGGCCAGAGTATTGGGGCCCACCATGGGGTCGCGGTACCTGAACTCAGACGCCAAGTCGACTTCAGTCGGTATCCGTGCCAGAGACTCGATCACGTACCGCCCTACCTGCCCTGCATAAGATGCCGTCCCGCAGGCTATGATGAACACCCGTTCGATGGGCCGCACGTCCTCAGCGGAAAGCGGGAGTTCCCTCAAGACCACCCTTCCACGGGACAGGTCGATCCTGCCCGACATTGTGTCCCTGATGGCCCTCGGCTGCTCGTGGATCTCCTTGAGCATGAAGTGGGCGTACCCACCCTTCTCAGCCATCTCCGCATCCCACGTCACATTGAAGACGTCCTTCTTCACCGGGTTGCCGACGGGGTCCGTGATTGTTACTGAGTCACGAGTGACCACGGCCTGCTCTCCGTCGGACAATACGTAGACCTGCCTGGTGTGGCCGAGAAGGGCCGGGATATCGGATGCAATCAGGTTCTCCCCATCACCCAGGCCCACTATTAGTGGGGAATCCTTCCTCGCAGCGACGAGCCTGTCCGGTTCTTCTCGAGACATGACCACTATAGCGTACGATCCCCGCACCATGGCGAGGGATCTGCGAACAGCCGCCGCGAGGTCGCCCTGGTAATTCTCTTCCACAAGGTGAGCGAGGACTTCCGTGTCAGTCTCCGACTCGAATCTGTGGCCCAAGGCCTCCAACTGTTCCCTTATTTCCATGTAGTTCTCGATGATCCCGTTGTGCACGAGGACTATCTGGCCGCCGCAATCTGTGTGTGGATGGGCGTTGGTGTCCGACGGCCTCCCGTGTGTTGCCCACCTCGTGTGGCCCAGCCCGACGTTTCCCAGAACAGGACTATCCTTCACTATCTCCTCAAGCCTGGTGAGTCTTCCCACGGATTTCCGGATGACCGGATTCTCGCCGTCAAACACAGCGACACCAGCGGAATCGTACCCGCGGTACTCGAGTCTCTTCAACCCTTCTATCAACACGGGCGCCGCAGCCTGCGGGCCCACGTACCCGACTATGCCGCACATGGAATCTGCCTCCCTCTCCATAATAGCTGCAGGGTTCTGTACAACCCAAACCGCAGCCCGAAAGCTGCGGTGCCTGAAGCATCCGAATTATCAGCAACGGAACAACAGCCACACGGCCCTCTTTTGTCCCCCCGATCGCTCGAGGGATTTGTGGAGGAGCCTTTCGATGGTGGCTCACCGAGGGTCACCCGCCGAGTACTCCGAGATCCCCTTCCTCGTCAACTGGGCGCGGCCGCCCAGTCCTGGCGCTCGTATTCAGTTGTCTGTGGCAACACTCAGCTACCCGAGTTCGCACCGGATTACTTCAGCGACCTCGTTTACAACTCTCTCGACCACCTCCCTATCCCTCGCCTCTCCCATCACTCGAACCAGCGGTTCAGTTCCGGAAGGCCTGACCACGATCCTCCCTGTATCCCCCAAGGTCTCCCGGGCATGGCGTAGCGCGGCTTCTATGGGCTCGTTCCCATGGTATTCATCCTTCCGGCTCACGCGCACGTTCACCATTACCTGAGGGTACCGGACCATGATCTTCGCGAGCTCGTGCAGTGGTTTACCTTCGGACACCACGATCGACGACAGCTCCAGGGCAGTGATGAGGCCATCCCCGGTGGACGCCCGGTCCAGAAAGATTACGTGGCCGGACTGCTCACCGCCAAGCGCCAGCCCGCGCTTGCGCATCTCCTCCAGGACGTACCTGTCTCCTGCCTGGGCGATGACCACATCACACCCAAGGTCTCGCATTGCCTGGGTGAGGCCCAGATTACTGTACGGAGTCGCGACGATCGCCCGGCCTGCGAGCCGCCCGGTCTGGGCCATGTGCTTGGCGCACACCGCCATTATCTGATCGCCATCGATGGTATCGCCACATGCGTCAGCTGCTATGACCCTATCCGCATCGCCGTCATGTGCGAACCCGAGATCTGCGCCGTGCTCCCGCACCGCCCTGGCGAGCGCCTCAGGGTGGATTGAACCGCACCCGCGGTTGATGTTCCATCCGTCCGGGGAATCGTTCATGACCACGACTTCCGCGCCGAGCGCCCGAAATGCCTGAGGAGTAGTCTTGCAGGACGCGCCGTTCGCGCAGTCCACAACAACCCGAAGCCCGTCGAGCCTCACCTTGGCAGTCCCGATGGCAAATGCAACGTACCTGCCCGCGGCGTCTTCGATCTGGGTTACTGACCCTATCTCCGCTCCAGTGGGCCTCGGGAGCCCGTCGTCCGCGCAGCCGAACTCAGTTGAGAGAACTCTGGACTCGATCTCTGCTTCAGTCTCGTCCGCAAGTTTGAACCCGTCCGGCCCGAAGAATTTCACCCCATTATATTCCGCAGGGTTGTGCGATGCCGATATCACAACCCCCGCATCCGCCCCGAGGGCCACAGTCAGATGAGCAACGGCCGGAGTGGGGATGACACCGGCGCGCAGCGCGTCAGCGCCGGCAGAGGTGACCCCAGCGACCACGGCCGCCTCGAGCATCCCCGATGAAAGCCGGGTGTCCGACCCTATCACTACGGCTGGCTTGCGGCCCCGGCCTCGAATAGATGCGGCGCCGGCCCTGCCGAGCTTGAATGCCAGTTCTGGAGTGAGCCTGCCGTTTGCCACATCTCTCACACCGTCTGTTCCGAAAAGCGTCCCCATCTCCAACCTCCGACGACGCCGTATGCACGGCTGCAACCCTAGTCTACCATGAAGGCACAGGCTATGGAACACTGGGCCCGGCCGAAGATTCTTCCTTGGGCGCCATTTGGACTTCCACGCGGACCTGCTCGGTCTCGGGGCAGATGAGGCCAGCCGGGACGTCGAGACTGACCGAGACCGGCTTCCCTGGGTTCTCAGCGTCAACCCGTACAGGGGCCGTCAGGATCTCACGGACCTCTGCGAGTACCCCAGGATCCCCGCAGACGATCACGTGATCGGGAACCACCGAGACCCGAGTGAAGGAACTCGCCGGTGGGCCTTCAGGGCTGAAGACCGGTCTTACGGGCAGTCTCCGAGAGTACGGGTCGGCCTCCACATCCAGGCGGACGGTGACGGTCCGTGGGTATATCAGAAGGCCGGCCACGATTTCCCCGTGGTCGTCGAGGGGAACAACAGGAGCGACCACCGTTTCACCCTGGCCTACTCCAGGGGATGCCACAGCCACGATCCTCCTTGCCTTGGCGACCGCACGCTCCGGCCCATCCACCGTAACCTCTCTGGGGGTGGCCTCAACGTTCAGAGAGGAGAGAGGGGACGCCCCGACCCCAAGCACACCAACCTCCACAGGGTACTGAGCGGTCTTGCGTCTTTCGATCGTCACCGGGATCCGGCTGTCCTCCACGCGAACGAGTTCCACGCCTGCAGGAAGAATGGCCTCCACCGTCACCACGTGTTGTCCAGGGCCCCGTCCGGCAAGGTCAGCATAAGCCATGGTCGAGCCCGCCACAGAGTTCTGCAACTCCTTCGGGCCCCTTGCATGGATAGATACCGTGGCAGGTGCATCAGTCACAACGAGATCGCGGCCGACGTTCCTCAGATCCAGCGAGGTCTCGAGAACCATGTCGAACTTGGGAACTGGGGTGCTCCGCTCCTTCTCGCCAGTGGCTATAATCCAGATTGCCAGGGCCAGCACGACGGCTATGAGCTTCAAGGGAATGTCCCGGGTGATGGAAGGAGCAATCCTCACTTGCCCACCCCCCGGAAGAGGAACTTCGCACCCGCAGTGTGCCGGACATCCAGCATCTGTTGGAGTCTCTCGGAGAGTGCATCCGGATCGAGGTTCCTCGTGAGTTTGCCGTCGGCTGCCAGGGATATGACACCGGTCTCCTCGGACACCACGATGGCGATGGCATCGGTCTGCTCGGTGATGCCAAGGGACGCCCGGTGCCTGGTGCCCAGTTTCCTGCCTATGCCTTGGTTCTCGGATAGCGGCAAGACGCATCCGGCAGCCACAAGTCTATTCCCCCTTACGATCACCGCTCCGTCGTGCAGAGGCGTGTGGGGTGTGAAGAGGTTGACCAGGAGTTCCGCGCTGACGAGGGAGTCTATGCGTGTACCAGTCTCCACTACGTCCCCGACACCCGTGCCTCTTTCAATGACTATCAAGGCCCCGGTGCGCTCCCGGGACATGATGGCTGCCGACCGGACAACCTCGGAGATGAGCCGGCGCAGCTCCTCGGGGCCCATCGCGGCCATGCCGGACCCGAAGAGCCTGCCGCGGCCAAGTTGCTCCAGGCCCCTCCTGACCTCAGGCTGGAACACGATGGGAATGCCGATCAGCGTCATGGTGGTAGCTTGGCGCAAGAGCCAATAGAGGGCATCAAGCTTGAGGTACTCTGCGGCCGCGTTGGCCGCGAAGAGGATTGCTAGTCCTTTCATCAACGAAATGGCCGGTGTCCCTTTAAAGAGGCTTATGACTTTGTAGATTAAGAATGCGACTATGGAAACGTCCAGGGCAATGACGAGAACTCTGAGCAGGTTCGCGTCCGTGAGGTCCAGCGAAAGCCCCATACCACCCACTCCCACGGTGTATCCCCGGGATGAGAATGATTTCTTTCCCCGCTCGAAGATACCTTCTGCCGGGCTCAAAGATTCGTGGGTGCGTCGGAAAATCGTGTCACTTCGGCAGGCTCTCAGGCTCCGACCCCAGAGCCCTGAGGATCAGTTCTGCACTAGCCACGTTAGTGGCGAGCGGGATGTCATGTACATCGCACACGCGCAGAAGCGCGGTTATATCAGGCTCGTGGGGTTGGGCGGTCAGAGGGTCCCTGAGGAACACTACTGCATCCACCTGGCGGGAGGCTATCCTCGCCCCTATCTGCTGGTCTCCCCCATAGGGGCCAGAGAGCATCTTCTCAACGTGGACCCCCACCCTGTCTTCTATCAGTTTCCCGGTAGTTCCGGTTGCCACGACCGAGCATCGCGAGACGAATGATCTGTGCCGGTAGACGAACGCCACCATCTCAGCTTTCTTGGCATCATGTGCTATGAGTGCCAGCCGGCAAGGCATTTACGACCCCTCCTCCCTCCAGAAGATGAACCGCTCAAAGGCCTCGACGACCCCGTCCTCATCGTTGGAGGATACGACGAAGGACGCGCGCTCCTTGGCTTGGTCCTGCGCGTTTCCGACCGCCACCGAGATCCCTGCGGACTCAAACATCTCCAGGTCGTTCTCAGCGTCGCCCACTGCCATCGTTTCCTGCATATCTATACCGTGAAAGCCGGCCAAGAACTCCACGGCATGCGCCTTCGAAGCACGTCTGTGCACGATCTCGAGCATGTGCGGGAGCGAGCGCATCATTCGAAGATCTGGGCCGACCACCGGCTCCAGCGCTGATCTGATGGCCGGAATCCTTCCGGGGTCCTCGGTTATGAGGTACTTGGTCGAGTCCCGTTCGAGGAACCACTGAATGTCGGGACAGGTGTGTACCTCCACGCCA
The Bacillota bacterium DNA segment above includes these coding regions:
- a CDS encoding gamma-glutamyl-gamma-aminobutyrate hydrolase family protein; the encoded protein is MQPVIALTSDFELEPRDRCVLCADYVKAVHMADGLPIIIPPDLSRGSPGTLAREVCGVADGIVLTGGGDLDPRWFGEPPRPGLKNVNPVRDEFELILARAAIGLHLPILAICRGMQVLNVAAGGTLVQDIQTQISGAFEHFVPAPRWHLTHSVSVAGGTALERMFGEEGLWVNSFHHQCVAEAAPGFRVSATSADGVVEAIEKPGPEFVVGVQWHPECLVERHPVFLELFRELVRAAQGLC
- a CDS encoding asparaginase, producing the protein MSCPLVSVIRGDLVESVHRGDVAVVDAAGALLYSVGDPDYVTYWRSSAKPIQVLPIIASGAADRFGLTPRELAVMAASHGGEDFHIEAVASVLSKIGLSERDLKCGRHAPVNRAQAIRLIRERREATEIYNNCSGKHAGMLALAVHSGYSIEDYFKVDHPVQREMVRTVSEVCEMPEGQIALGIDGCGVTVFGMPIVAMARAYARLADPAFLPASLQSPAARVTQAMMSYPEMVAGTGEFTTRLIQTARGALFAKNGAEGVYCIGVPGRGMGIAVKIEDGNARAYRPVVMEILRQLGIGPWDAFEASGLLPACSISNARRETVGRMEACFELERRNRRAPENPRPSA
- a CDS encoding NAD(P)H-hydrate dehydratase encodes the protein MVNTKLASRAEIRKIDEAAIGQFGVAGIALMENAGASVARAAFRILAGEPGGCPARFSVVVFAGRGNNGGDGFVAARHLLGAGFNVRVYLLGESRNVEGDAGANLSILRSMGVCPEELCDDSPEHLWADVGATVRDAHVIIDAMLGTGARGEPSPAILRAIAIIRACARPVIAVDIPTGVDADTGACTSQCVRADTTVTFGLPKIGLVSYPGREFAGLIVVSPIGIPEALLESPAIQTNLTTPENVRAALRRRAPDDHKGDFGRVLVVAGSRGMAGAAALASSATLRSGAGLCVLACPELILDSLAAKVTEVILTPVPCTQAGSVSAEAIPHILTHARGCDAVVAGPGLGATDDTRAVVEALIRECPVPLVVDADGINVLAGNSAAFKAARSGVVVTPHPGELGRLMGVTPAEINSDRLRWAREAARTTGAVVVLKGAGTVIARPDGEAFINPMGNPGMATAGSGDVLAGVVGSLLAQGGEPFPSAVAGVFIHGLAGDLAAREMGQAGMVAGDMLLTLPRAIEMSMTLPGELWNMMPVRTERW
- the alr gene encoding alanine racemase — its product is MSGSFQPSTRPTWVEVNTANIGKNIRRIKAGLPPGTDVMAVVKADAYGHGAVPVAIAALESGASCLGVALVEEGVTLRRAGIAAPILFLGALFPFQAQDVLRYGITATVASYESASDLSLAAVAQGKKAKVHVKVDTGMGRLGLPPSAIPGFLRRVSRLPGLEVEGIFTHLASAESDPEMTRRQLEVFTGLLEVLEREGFEIPIRHAANSAAALSVPEAVFDIVRVGIAMYGLSPSGTTPPGPDLLPALSFRTRVSYLKLVPEGSTIGYGATYRSSGQEVIATLPVGYADGYPRALSGKGQVLLGGERRPVVGRVCMDQIMVSLPPDAAVEVGDEAVLIGTQGNETIYAEDLARVAGTINYEIVCGLSKRVPRVYVSG
- the acpS gene encoding holo-ACP synthase; translation: MSVFPTWPEGLLGVGVDLVEISRFDEPARRAPQGVATRLLTDRELADTRARRPDYLASRFAAKEAVMKALGAGMDIVSFRDIEIFQDELGKPEVLLLGSALARAEQSGVRRVLISISHTKEHAIAFAVACGGGQHETRKPGGDPEDR
- a CDS encoding type II toxin-antitoxin system PemK/MazF family toxin gives rise to the protein MEIRRGDIFYADLNPVIGSEQGGVRPVLVVQNDIGNYYSPTTIVAAVTSKIKRAKLPTHVELPASTGHLAVDSVILLEQVRTIDKARLRERVGRLDHDIMRKVDRAAEISLGLVDL
- the glmS gene encoding glutamine--fructose-6-phosphate transaminase (isomerizing); translation: MCGIVGYVGPQAAAPVLIEGLKRLEYRGYDSAGVAVFDGENPVIRKSVGRLTRLEEIVKDSPVLGNVGLGHTRWATHGRPSDTNAHPHTDCGGQIVLVHNGIIENYMEIREQLEALGHRFESETDTEVLAHLVEENYQGDLAAAVRRSLAMVRGSYAIVVMSREEPDRLVAARKDSPLIVGLGDGENLIASDIPALLGHTRQVYVLSDGEQAVVTRDSVTITDPVGNPVKKDVFNVTWDAEMAEKGGYAHFMLKEIHEQPRAIRDTMSGRIDLSRGRVVLRELPLSAEDVRPIERVFIIACGTASYAGQVGRYVIESLARIPTEVDLASEFRYRDPMVGPNTLAIVVSQSGETADTLAGLREAKRKGARVIAITNVVGSSVSREADHVIYTWAGPEIAVASTKAYLTQLVALTLLGIDLGTKKGTLDPDRARSLVASMGLLPGQVESVFATLEERIRNLAREFVHTEHVFFIGRGLDFASSTEGALKLKEISYIHAEAYAAGELKHGTLALVVEGTPVFALVTQDHLKDKMLSNIREVKARDARVIAIAMDGDPDIEKHADEVLRVPRTDPMLAPVLTVVPMQLFAYYAACARGCDVDKPRNLAKSVTVE
- the glmM gene encoding phosphoglucosamine mutase, producing the protein MGTLFGTDGVRDVANGRLTPELAFKLGRAGAASIRGRGRKPAVVIGSDTRLSSGMLEAAVVAGVTSAGADALRAGVIPTPAVAHLTVALGADAGVVISASHNPAEYNGVKFFGPDGFKLADETEAEIESRVLSTEFGCADDGLPRPTGAEIGSVTQIEDAAGRYVAFAIGTAKVRLDGLRVVVDCANGASCKTTPQAFRALGAEVVVMNDSPDGWNINRGCGSIHPEALARAVREHGADLGFAHDGDADRVIAADACGDTIDGDQIMAVCAKHMAQTGRLAGRAIVATPYSNLGLTQAMRDLGCDVVIAQAGDRYVLEEMRKRGLALGGEQSGHVIFLDRASTGDGLITALELSSIVVSEGKPLHELAKIMVRYPQVMVNVRVSRKDEYHGNEPIEAALRHARETLGDTGRIVVRPSGTEPLVRVMGEARDREVVERVVNEVAEVIRCELG
- a CDS encoding ribbon-helix-helix protein, CopG family; protein product: MAGLRRIMITVPSGLLDEVDTFVKKEGRNRSEVVREAVRMYLRERALSELRDRMRDGYAKMGAINLAIARECVSSDEEAFQKYERLLVEADTVGN